One Pseudomonas sp. AN-1 genomic region harbors:
- a CDS encoding DUF1059 domain-containing protein — MSRYYIDCRSHPGDVKCTVALAADTREELLEAVVEHGRTVHGYADTPEFRNQIMQGMKEGTPPLEAETAKAA; from the coding sequence ATGTCCAGGTACTACATCGATTGCCGGAGTCATCCGGGCGACGTGAAGTGCACAGTGGCACTGGCTGCCGACACCAGGGAAGAACTGCTGGAAGCCGTTGTCGAGCACGGCCGCACCGTGCACGGTTACGCAGACACGCCGGAGTTCCGCAACCAGATCATGCAGGGGATGAAAGAAGGTACGCCACCTCTGGAGGCTGAAACGGCCAAGGCGGCGTGA
- a CDS encoding NAD(P)H-dependent flavin oxidoreductase, producing MPSIDNALTTLVGVRHPLIQAPMAGGATTPELVAAVSNAGALGSFAAATLAPAAIREGVARVRQLTDRPFNVNLFILDEPAPSDAEVAAAQARLDPLRAELGLPPGGRPARFCEDNRAQIETLLELAPPLVSFTFGILDAASVARFHAAGSLVMGTATTVAEARAWQAVGADLVCAQGCEAGGHRGSFLGDPQQSCIGLMALLPQVAAAVDIPVVAAGGLMDGRGIAASLLLGAQAAQLGTAFLCCPESGIPSIWKEAILVAGDDSTRLTRAFSGRLARGIANEFMHRFAAEEQQVPAYPVQNALTGDIRQAALRQGHSEYLSLWAGQGVAMARRLPAAELVQALMAELAACQP from the coding sequence ATGCCCTCCATCGACAACGCCCTCACCACCCTCGTCGGCGTCCGCCATCCGCTGATCCAGGCACCCATGGCCGGCGGCGCGACTACCCCGGAGCTGGTCGCCGCGGTCAGCAACGCCGGTGCGCTGGGCTCCTTCGCCGCCGCCACCCTGGCGCCGGCGGCGATCCGCGAAGGCGTGGCGCGGGTGCGCCAGCTCACCGACCGGCCGTTCAACGTCAACCTGTTCATCCTCGACGAGCCGGCGCCCAGCGACGCCGAAGTCGCCGCCGCCCAGGCGCGCCTCGATCCGCTGCGCGCCGAACTGGGCCTGCCGCCCGGCGGCCGGCCGGCGCGCTTCTGCGAGGACAACCGCGCACAGATCGAGACCCTGCTGGAGCTGGCGCCGCCGCTGGTCAGCTTCACCTTCGGCATCCTCGACGCCGCCAGCGTGGCGCGCTTCCACGCCGCCGGCAGCCTGGTGATGGGCACCGCCACCACGGTGGCCGAGGCGCGCGCCTGGCAGGCGGTCGGCGCCGACCTGGTGTGCGCCCAGGGCTGCGAGGCCGGCGGACACCGCGGCAGCTTCCTCGGCGACCCGCAGCAGTCGTGCATCGGCCTGATGGCCCTACTGCCGCAGGTGGCGGCGGCGGTCGACATCCCGGTGGTGGCGGCCGGCGGCCTGATGGACGGCCGCGGCATCGCCGCCAGCCTGCTGCTCGGCGCCCAGGCCGCGCAGCTCGGCACCGCCTTCCTGTGCTGCCCGGAGTCGGGCATTCCGTCCATCTGGAAAGAGGCGATCCTCGTCGCCGGCGACGACAGCACGCGACTGACCCGCGCCTTCTCCGGGCGCCTTGCGCGCGGCATCGCCAACGAGTTCATGCACCGCTTCGCCGCCGAGGAACAACAGGTGCCGGCCTACCCGGTGCAGAACGCGCTGACCGGCGACATCCGCCAGGCGGCGCTGCGCCAGGGGCACAGCGAATACCTGTCGCTGTGGGCCGGCCAGGGCGTGGCCATGGCGCGCCGCCTGCCGGCCGCCGAACTGGTGCAGGCGCTGATGGCCGAGCTGGCCGCCTGCCAGCCCTGA
- a CDS encoding GNAT family N-acetyltransferase, translated as MGEPDIAAVLAIQAESYAEALLESAEIIRQRLASFPELAWGAEDAEGVCAYLFGYRSRAGKVTPLDGVFAEPEASDCLYLHDLAVSRRAAGRGIGPALVQRLLEHGRASRLKYSALVSVQDSQAFWSRLGYATTRELEHSQQRNLDSYGVPAVYMVRPLH; from the coding sequence CTGGGCGAACCCGACATTGCCGCCGTACTGGCCATCCAGGCCGAGTCCTATGCCGAAGCGCTGCTGGAAAGCGCCGAGATCATCCGCCAGCGCCTGGCGAGCTTCCCCGAGCTGGCCTGGGGCGCCGAGGATGCCGAAGGCGTGTGCGCCTACCTGTTCGGCTATCGCTCGCGCGCCGGCAAGGTGACGCCGCTGGACGGCGTCTTCGCCGAGCCCGAGGCATCCGACTGCCTGTACCTGCACGACCTGGCGGTGAGCCGCCGCGCGGCCGGGCGCGGCATAGGCCCCGCGCTGGTGCAGCGCCTGCTGGAACACGGCCGCGCCAGCCGCCTGAAATATTCCGCGCTGGTTTCGGTACAGGACTCCCAGGCGTTCTGGAGCCGCCTGGGCTATGCGACCACCCGCGAGCTGGAGCACAGCCAGCAGCGCAACCTCGACTCCTACGGCGTGCCGGCGGTGTATATGGTCAGGCCGCTGCATTGA
- a CDS encoding DUF922 domain-containing protein — MHTLHCTSACREHKDSVARQSLIIFALSLALLAGDAFAEVSESLSYTDYRVEANGRQSLSKLLANSSPIRHKGKTFHAYTTWRISWQYRWDKDTDGACRIARVSTTLDTTIQLPRLDNASARQQEQFQRYLVALRQHELGHHHYGRQAAQEVDRQLQAMPAMPDCTRLIAAANRLAHHIVERYKDEERTYDLVTVHGRTQGARLDY; from the coding sequence ATGCATACCCTGCATTGCACCAGTGCATGTCGGGAGCACAAGGATTCGGTTGCTCGTCAGTCCCTCATCATCTTCGCCCTGTCGCTCGCCCTCCTCGCCGGCGATGCCTTCGCCGAGGTCAGCGAAAGCCTCAGCTACACCGACTACAGGGTCGAGGCCAACGGCAGGCAGTCGCTGTCCAAGCTGCTCGCCAACAGCTCGCCGATCCGCCACAAGGGCAAGACCTTCCATGCCTACACTACCTGGCGAATCAGCTGGCAATACCGCTGGGACAAGGACACCGACGGGGCCTGCAGGATCGCCCGGGTCTCCACCACCCTGGACACCACCATCCAGCTGCCGCGCCTCGACAACGCCAGCGCCCGCCAGCAGGAACAGTTCCAGCGCTACCTGGTCGCGCTGAGGCAGCACGAACTGGGTCACCACCACTACGGCCGACAGGCTGCCCAGGAGGTCGACCGTCAGTTGCAAGCGATGCCGGCGATGCCCGACTGCACGCGCCTGATCGCTGCCGCCAACCGGCTGGCCCATCACATCGTCGAGCGCTACAAGGACGAGGAGCGCACCTACGACCTGGTCACCGTGCATGGCCGCACGCAGGGCGCGCGCCTGGACTACTGA
- a CDS encoding ribonuclease E inhibitor RraB — translation MATIAPHDISSTVLRRMKEGGFDFARAHPIEFYAIFPDEERARQAASSFRGESLNAQVVERDGAWHLQVSKVMYATHAGIDDFEHVLQVLVAPLGGVLDGWGVTQEVGEPPR, via the coding sequence ATGGCTACGATCGCTCCACACGATATCAGCAGCACCGTTTTGCGCCGGATGAAGGAGGGAGGCTTCGACTTTGCCCGAGCTCATCCGATCGAGTTCTATGCAATCTTCCCCGACGAGGAACGGGCAAGACAGGCCGCCAGCAGTTTTCGCGGCGAATCGCTGAACGCCCAGGTCGTCGAGCGCGATGGCGCCTGGCACCTGCAGGTGAGCAAGGTGATGTATGCCACCCATGCCGGCATCGACGATTTCGAGCATGTCCTGCAGGTGCTGGTGGCACCCCTGGGGGGGGTGCTGGACGGCTGGGGCGTCACCCAGGAAGTGGGAGAGCCGCCACGCTGA
- a CDS encoding circularly permuted type 2 ATP-grasp protein, with translation MVRSTYDEMYDAQGDCRAHYQAFARWLAATPAEQLERRRREADLLFHRAGITFTLYGDEQGTERLIPFDTIPRSIPAREWQQVERGCIQRVRALNMFLTDLYHDQRIVKAGIIPAEQVLANEGYQLAMQGLDLPHNLYAHIAGVDLVRDGDGTYYVLEDNLRTPSGVSYMLENRKMMMRLFPELFAGQRIAPVNHYPNLLLDTLKSSSLVDNPSVVVLTPGRYNSAYFEHAFLAREMGVELVEGADLFVRDERVFMRTTGGPQPVDVIYRRIDDAFLDPLAFNPDSMLGVPGLLAAYRSGNVVLANAIGTGVADDKSIYPYVPEMIRFYLDEEPILANVPTWQCRKPAELSHVLANLEQLVVKETQGSGGYGMLVGPAASQAEIEAFRARLKANPAAYIAQPTLSLSTCPTFVDSGIAPRHIDLRPFVLSGQQVRLVPGGLTRVALREGSLVVNSSQGGGTKDTWVVEEPTATESREV, from the coding sequence ATGGTTCGCAGCACGTACGACGAGATGTATGACGCCCAGGGCGATTGCCGGGCGCACTATCAGGCCTTTGCCCGCTGGCTGGCGGCCACGCCGGCCGAGCAACTGGAACGGCGCCGACGAGAGGCCGATCTGCTATTCCACCGTGCCGGCATCACCTTCACCCTTTACGGCGACGAGCAGGGCACCGAGCGCCTGATCCCCTTCGATACCATCCCCCGCAGCATCCCGGCCCGCGAGTGGCAGCAGGTCGAGCGCGGCTGCATCCAGCGCGTGCGTGCGCTGAACATGTTCCTCACCGACCTCTACCACGACCAGCGCATCGTCAAGGCCGGGATCATCCCCGCCGAGCAGGTGCTGGCCAACGAAGGCTACCAGCTGGCCATGCAGGGCCTCGACCTGCCGCACAACCTCTACGCGCACATCGCCGGGGTGGATCTGGTGCGCGACGGCGACGGCACCTACTACGTGCTGGAAGACAATCTGCGCACCCCCAGCGGCGTTTCCTACATGCTGGAAAACCGCAAGATGATGATGCGCCTGTTCCCCGAGCTGTTCGCCGGCCAGCGCATCGCCCCGGTCAACCACTATCCGAACCTGCTGCTGGACACCCTCAAGAGTTCCAGCCTGGTCGACAACCCCAGCGTTGTGGTGCTCACCCCCGGCCGCTACAACAGCGCCTATTTCGAGCACGCCTTCCTCGCCCGCGAGATGGGCGTCGAACTGGTCGAGGGCGCCGACCTTTTCGTGCGCGACGAGCGCGTGTTCATGCGCACCACCGGCGGTCCGCAGCCGGTGGACGTGATCTACCGGCGCATCGACGACGCCTTCCTCGATCCGCTGGCCTTCAATCCCGACTCCATGCTCGGCGTGCCCGGCCTGCTGGCGGCCTATCGCAGCGGCAACGTGGTGCTGGCCAACGCCATCGGCACCGGCGTGGCCGACGACAAGTCGATCTATCCCTACGTGCCGGAGATGATCCGCTTCTATCTGGACGAGGAGCCGATCCTCGCCAACGTGCCGACCTGGCAGTGCCGCAAGCCGGCCGAGCTGTCCCACGTGCTGGCCAACCTCGAGCAACTGGTGGTCAAGGAAACCCAGGGCTCCGGCGGCTACGGCATGCTGGTCGGCCCGGCCGCCAGCCAGGCCGAGATCGAGGCCTTCCGTGCCCGCCTCAAGGCCAACCCGGCGGCCTACATCGCCCAGCCGACCCTCAGCCTGTCGACCTGTCCGACCTTCGTCGACAGCGGCATCGCCCCGCGCCATATCGACCTGCGCCCGTTCGTGCTGTCCGGCCAGCAGGTGCGCCTGGTGCCCGGCGGCCTGACCCGCGTGGCCCTGCGCGAGGGCTCCCTGGTGGTGAACTCGTCGCAGGGCGGCGGCACCAAGGACACCTGGGTGGTCGAGGAGCCGACCGCCACCGAATCCCGCGAAGTCTGA
- a CDS encoding alpha-E domain-containing protein, producing the protein MLSRTAADLYWMSRYLERAENMARMLDVSHSLSLMPQGGRGDGLEELAMPLLITGTLDAYLERHGELDAERILHFFALDADNPASLYSCLRAARTNAHAVRGRITADIWENINATWLEMRHIAGQSPANFSASQFCEWVKERSHLFRGATEGTLMRGNAWRFIRLGTYLERADNTLRLLDARNQLMGDAPSCPSTARDYYQWSALLRALSAYEAHAALYRGSPKQAQVAELLLLRAEVPRSLRSCIAALSQILAEVPGTNGRPAQRMAAELEARLRFTGIEEVLEEGLKAWIHDYILLVRQLGNAIHSAYLEAV; encoded by the coding sequence ATGCTGAGTCGTACTGCTGCCGATCTGTACTGGATGTCGCGCTATCTGGAGCGCGCGGAAAACATGGCGCGGATGCTGGATGTCAGCCATTCGCTGTCGCTGATGCCGCAGGGCGGCCGTGGCGACGGCCTGGAAGAGCTGGCCATGCCGCTGCTGATCACCGGCACCCTGGACGCCTACCTCGAGCGCCATGGCGAACTGGACGCCGAGCGCATCCTGCACTTCTTCGCCCTCGACGCCGACAACCCGGCCAGCCTCTACAGCTGCCTGCGCGCGGCGCGCACCAACGCCCACGCGGTGCGCGGGCGGATCACCGCGGACATCTGGGAGAACATCAACGCCACCTGGCTGGAGATGCGCCACATCGCCGGCCAGTCGCCGGCCAACTTCAGCGCCAGCCAGTTCTGCGAGTGGGTCAAGGAGCGCTCGCACCTGTTCCGCGGGGCCACCGAAGGGACCCTGATGCGCGGCAACGCTTGGCGCTTCATCCGTCTGGGCACCTACCTCGAGCGCGCCGACAACACCCTGCGCCTGCTCGATGCGCGCAACCAACTGATGGGCGATGCGCCGTCCTGCCCGTCCACCGCACGCGACTACTACCAGTGGAGCGCCCTGCTGCGCGCGCTGTCCGCCTACGAGGCGCACGCCGCCCTCTATCGCGGCTCGCCCAAGCAGGCCCAGGTCGCCGAGCTGCTGCTGCTGCGTGCCGAAGTGCCGCGCTCGCTGCGCAGCTGCATCGCCGCCCTCAGCCAGATCCTCGCCGAGGTTCCCGGCACCAACGGCCGTCCGGCCCAGCGCATGGCCGCCGAACTGGAGGCGCGCCTGCGCTTCACCGGCATCGAGGAGGTGCTCGAGGAAGGCCTCAAGGCGTGGATCCACGACTACATCCTGCTGGTCCGCCAACTGGGCAACGCCATCCACAGTGCTTACCTGGAGGCTGTATGA
- a CDS encoding transglutaminase family protein, whose product MRLAIHHDTTYRYADPVRASVQYLRLTPQDSARQRVLDWQLELPRAANIQRDGNGNILHVLTLDGPHQAIVIGAHGHVEIDERCDREADAASPLPYLRSTRLTAADAVLRDFARQCCGVHRDRAALSALMEALYQRMPFTPGATGVETSAAQAFALGAGVCQDHTHVFLACARSLGVPARYVSGYLCTADSRHLASHAWAEAWLDGAWYSFDVTHRLARPERHIKLAVGLDYLDACPVRGMCRGGGQEQMHARLRVELLQNQ is encoded by the coding sequence ATGAGGCTCGCCATCCACCACGACACCACCTATCGCTACGCCGATCCGGTGCGCGCCAGCGTCCAGTACCTGCGCCTCACGCCCCAGGACAGCGCGCGCCAGCGCGTGCTCGACTGGCAGCTGGAGCTGCCGCGGGCGGCCAACATCCAGCGCGACGGCAACGGCAACATCCTCCATGTGCTGACCCTCGACGGTCCGCACCAGGCCATCGTCATCGGCGCCCATGGCCACGTGGAGATCGACGAGCGCTGCGACAGAGAGGCGGACGCCGCCTCGCCGTTGCCCTACCTGCGCAGCACCCGGCTGACCGCGGCCGACGCCGTGCTGCGTGACTTCGCCCGCCAGTGCTGCGGCGTGCACCGCGACCGCGCGGCGCTGAGCGCGCTGATGGAGGCGCTGTACCAGCGCATGCCGTTCACCCCGGGCGCCACCGGCGTCGAGACCAGTGCGGCACAGGCCTTCGCCCTCGGCGCCGGCGTGTGTCAGGACCACACCCACGTGTTCCTCGCCTGCGCGCGCAGCCTGGGCGTGCCGGCCCGCTACGTGTCCGGCTACCTGTGCACCGCCGACAGTCGCCACCTGGCCAGCCACGCCTGGGCCGAGGCCTGGCTCGATGGCGCCTGGTACAGCTTCGACGTCACCCACCGCCTGGCGCGACCCGAGCGCCACATCAAGCTGGCGGTCGGCCTCGACTACCTCGACGCCTGCCCGGTGCGCGGCATGTGCCGGGGTGGCGGTCAGGAGCAGATGCACGCGCGGCTGCGCGTCGAGCTGCTGCAGAACCAGTGA
- a CDS encoding HAD-IC family P-type ATPase: protein MPATPQDWHAQSPEQCLQQLDSRSSGLSAAEAARRLAAHGPNRLPEVRGPGWLQRLLRQFHNLLIYVLLGSAVLVGLLGEWLDCLVIVGVVLINALVGFIQEGKAEQAMRSIRQLLTLDSRTRRGGLSALLPAEQLVPGDIVLLEAGDRVPADLRLLECRDLRIDEAMLTGESLPASKQVAAVEAAASLGDRSCLAFSGTLVSAGNGCGVVVATGGDTELGHISHLLGSVESLRTPLLDDMQRFARQLTLIILLLAGFTFLVGVFLRGYSGDEMLMAAVGLAVAAIPEGLPAVLTIVLALGVQRMARQRAIVRRLPAVESLGAVTVICSDKTGTLTRNEMTVQQVFTAAHSYAIQGVGYEPSGNLTREGLVIEPHQAPDLLELARAGLLANGASLHQGSEGWHISGDPTEAALLTLAGKLGLSDGAELARLPRVDAIPFSPELRCTASLHHDHAGHGLIYLFGAPERLLELCNRQWHDGSAEPLDPRAWHARIEQGAAHGLRMIGLAMRPLAAPRSELDYADLQGDFILLGLVGMLDPPRAEAIAAIAECRSAGIAVKMITGDHAATAAAIATRLGLADGPPLTGAELDRMDDAELDTRLAGTAVFARTNPAHKLRLVERLQARGARVAMTGDGVNDAPALKRADIGIAMGIKGTEAAKEAAQMVLADDNFATLAHAVAEGRTVYDNLKKSILFILPTNGGQSLVLLAAIALGLTLPITPLQILWVNMVTAVTLAMALAFEPPEGDLMRRPPRDPAASLLSGHMLWRLLLVGALLTAASLGLFLHAQQLGLSLELSRTLAVNALVAGEIGYLFCARRLNAPAAFGVRDNPMVWVMVLLVAALQLAFSCWPPLQALFGTASPDARGWALVIAAGLAVMLLVEMEKWLLGRWRRRR, encoded by the coding sequence ATGCCGGCAACGCCACAGGACTGGCACGCGCAGAGCCCCGAGCAGTGCCTGCAGCAGCTGGACAGCCGCAGCAGCGGCCTGAGCGCCGCGGAAGCCGCCAGGCGCCTGGCCGCGCACGGCCCCAACCGCCTGCCGGAAGTGCGCGGCCCGGGCTGGCTGCAACGCCTGCTGCGCCAGTTCCACAACCTGCTGATCTACGTGCTGCTGGGCTCCGCCGTGCTGGTGGGCCTGCTCGGCGAGTGGCTGGACTGCCTGGTGATCGTCGGCGTGGTGCTGATCAACGCCCTGGTCGGCTTCATCCAGGAGGGCAAGGCGGAACAGGCCATGCGCTCGATCCGCCAGCTGCTCACCCTCGACAGCCGCACCCGCCGCGGCGGCCTGAGCGCCCTGCTGCCGGCCGAGCAGCTGGTGCCCGGCGACATCGTCCTGCTCGAGGCCGGCGACCGCGTGCCGGCCGACCTGCGCCTGCTCGAGTGCCGCGACCTGCGCATCGACGAGGCGATGCTCACCGGCGAATCGCTGCCGGCCAGCAAGCAGGTGGCCGCGGTCGAGGCCGCCGCCAGTCTCGGCGACCGCAGCTGCCTGGCCTTCTCCGGCACCCTGGTCAGCGCCGGCAACGGTTGCGGCGTGGTGGTGGCCACCGGCGGCGACACCGAGCTCGGCCACATCAGCCACCTGCTCGGCAGCGTGGAGAGCCTGCGTACCCCGCTGCTCGACGACATGCAGCGCTTCGCCCGCCAGCTCACCCTGATCATCCTGCTGCTCGCCGGCTTCACCTTCCTCGTCGGCGTGTTCCTGCGCGGCTACTCCGGCGACGAGATGCTGATGGCCGCCGTGGGCCTGGCGGTGGCGGCGATTCCCGAGGGCCTGCCGGCGGTGCTGACCATCGTCCTCGCCCTCGGCGTGCAGCGCATGGCCCGCCAGCGGGCGATCGTCCGCCGCCTGCCGGCGGTGGAGAGCCTCGGTGCGGTGACGGTGATCTGCTCGGACAAGACCGGCACCCTGACCCGCAACGAGATGACCGTGCAGCAGGTGTTCACCGCCGCGCACAGCTACGCCATCCAGGGCGTCGGCTACGAACCCAGCGGCAACCTCACCCGCGAGGGGCTGGTCATCGAACCGCACCAGGCGCCCGACCTGCTGGAGCTGGCCCGCGCCGGCCTGCTGGCCAACGGCGCCAGCCTGCACCAGGGCAGCGAGGGCTGGCACATCAGCGGCGATCCCACCGAGGCCGCACTGCTGACCCTCGCCGGCAAGCTCGGCCTCAGTGACGGCGCGGAACTGGCGCGCCTGCCGCGGGTCGACGCCATTCCCTTCAGCCCCGAACTGCGCTGCACCGCCAGCCTGCACCACGACCATGCCGGCCACGGGCTGATCTACCTGTTCGGCGCACCGGAGCGGCTGCTCGAGCTGTGCAACCGCCAGTGGCACGACGGCAGCGCCGAACCGCTCGACCCGCGGGCCTGGCATGCCCGCATCGAGCAGGGCGCCGCCCACGGCCTGCGCATGATCGGTCTGGCCATGCGCCCGCTGGCGGCACCGCGGAGCGAGCTGGACTACGCCGACCTGCAAGGCGACTTCATCCTCCTCGGCCTGGTCGGCATGCTCGACCCGCCGCGTGCCGAGGCCATCGCCGCCATCGCCGAGTGCCGCAGCGCGGGCATCGCGGTGAAGATGATCACCGGTGATCATGCCGCGACCGCCGCGGCCATCGCCACGCGCCTGGGGCTGGCCGACGGCCCGCCGCTGACCGGCGCCGAACTGGACCGCATGGACGATGCCGAACTGGACACGCGCCTGGCCGGAACGGCGGTATTCGCCCGCACCAACCCAGCGCACAAGCTGCGCCTGGTCGAACGCCTGCAGGCGCGCGGCGCGCGGGTGGCGATGACCGGCGACGGGGTCAACGATGCGCCGGCGCTCAAGCGCGCCGACATCGGCATCGCCATGGGCATCAAGGGCACCGAGGCGGCCAAGGAGGCCGCGCAGATGGTGCTGGCCGACGACAACTTCGCCACCCTCGCCCACGCAGTGGCCGAAGGGCGCACGGTCTACGACAACCTGAAGAAGTCGATCCTGTTCATCCTGCCCACCAACGGCGGCCAGTCGCTGGTGCTGCTGGCCGCCATCGCCCTCGGCCTGACCCTGCCGATCACCCCGCTGCAGATCCTCTGGGTCAACATGGTCACCGCCGTGACCCTGGCGATGGCGCTGGCCTTCGAGCCGCCCGAGGGCGACCTGATGCGCCGCCCGCCGCGCGATCCGGCAGCCTCGCTGCTGTCCGGCCACATGCTGTGGCGCCTGCTGCTGGTCGGGGCGCTGCTGACCGCGGCCAGCCTGGGGCTGTTCCTGCATGCCCAGCAGCTCGGCCTGTCGCTGGAGCTGAGCCGCACCCTGGCGGTCAACGCCCTGGTGGCCGGCGAGATCGGCTACCTGTTCTGCGCGCGCCGGCTGAACGCCCCGGCCGCCTTCGGCGTGCGCGACAATCCGATGGTCTGGGTCATGGTTCTGCTGGTGGCGGCGCTGCAGCTGGCATTCAGTTGCTGGCCGCCGCTGCAGGCGCTGTTCGGCACCGCCAGTCCGGATGCCCGCGGCTGGGCCCTGGTGATCGCCGCCGGGTTGGCGGTGATGCTGCTGGTGGAGATGGAGAAGTGGCTGCTCGGCCGCTGGCGCCGGCGACGCTGA
- a CDS encoding 4-hydroxy-tetrahydrodipicolinate reductase, whose amino-acid sequence MKVGLIGFGRTGKSVASVLLHSSDTTLEWVIRGSANPERRSAAQYLDIDTDNPAMIFGHDEIAMRDLLDRQPVDVIIDFSGHDGLDLYAEEARARGIAVISAISQYPEERVAQLRTLGEHTRVLWSPNITLGINFLILAAKILKQIAPEADIEIIEEHFAAKPETSGTARVIAETLDKSAEDIKSIRAGGIVGRHEILFGFPYQTVRLSHESIAREAFGNGVLFAARNLLSRERGFYSMQDLLEPYVREQVANG is encoded by the coding sequence TTGAAGGTTGGCTTGATTGGTTTCGGGCGTACGGGCAAGTCCGTCGCCTCCGTGCTGCTGCACAGCAGCGACACCACCCTGGAGTGGGTGATCCGCGGTTCGGCGAATCCGGAGAGACGCTCCGCCGCACAGTACCTGGACATCGACACCGACAACCCGGCGATGATCTTCGGCCATGACGAGATCGCCATGCGCGATCTGCTCGACCGCCAGCCGGTCGACGTGATCATCGACTTCTCCGGCCACGACGGCCTCGACCTCTATGCAGAAGAGGCGCGCGCACGCGGCATCGCGGTGATCAGCGCCATATCCCAGTACCCCGAGGAGCGCGTCGCGCAGCTGCGCACGCTGGGCGAGCACACCCGCGTGCTGTGGTCGCCGAACATCACCCTCGGCATCAACTTCCTGATCCTCGCGGCGAAGATCCTCAAGCAGATCGCTCCCGAGGCCGACATCGAGATCATCGAGGAGCACTTCGCCGCCAAGCCGGAGACCTCCGGCACCGCCAGGGTGATCGCCGAGACCCTCGACAAGTCGGCCGAGGACATCAAGTCGATCCGCGCCGGCGGCATCGTCGGCCGTCACGAGATCCTCTTCGGCTTCCCCTATCAGACCGTGCGCCTGAGCCACGAGTCGATCGCCCGCGAAGCCTTCGGCAACGGCGTGCTGTTCGCCGCCCGCAACCTGCTCAGCCGCGAACGCGGCTTCTACAGCATGCAGGACCTGCTGGAGCCCTATGTCCGCGAGCAGGTCGCCAACGGCTGA
- a CDS encoding AAA family ATPase encodes MRTQLESCLAAVNQVLLGKDRQVRLALACLLARGHLLLEDLPGMGKTTLSHALARVLGLSYQRIQFTSDLLPGDILGTSVFNRETGQFTFHPGPIFAELVLADEINRATPKSQSALLEAMEERQVTIEGATRPLPEPFFVIATQNPVSQGGTFALPESQLDRFLMRVSLGYPARAAEKALLLGEARRDLLPRLEPVLDHAALARIQAEVPGIHASEAVIDYVLRLVEATRSQPAFALGLSPRGSLALLAAARAWAMLAGRDYVIPEDVQAVLPAVAGHRLRDAADPAGHGGGALVQWLLREVTPL; translated from the coding sequence ATGCGCACCCAACTGGAAAGCTGCCTGGCTGCGGTCAATCAGGTGCTGCTCGGCAAGGATCGGCAGGTGCGCCTGGCTCTGGCCTGTCTGCTGGCCCGTGGCCACCTGCTGCTGGAGGACCTGCCGGGGATGGGCAAGACCACCCTGAGCCATGCGCTGGCCCGGGTTCTGGGCCTCAGTTACCAGCGCATCCAGTTCACCTCCGACCTGCTGCCCGGCGACATCCTCGGCACTTCGGTGTTCAACCGCGAAACCGGGCAGTTCACCTTCCATCCGGGACCGATCTTCGCCGAGCTGGTGCTGGCCGACGAGATCAACCGCGCCACGCCGAAGAGCCAGAGCGCGCTGCTCGAGGCCATGGAGGAGCGCCAGGTGACCATCGAGGGCGCCACCCGGCCGCTGCCCGAGCCGTTCTTCGTCATCGCCACGCAGAACCCGGTGAGCCAGGGCGGCACCTTCGCCCTGCCCGAATCGCAGCTCGACCGCTTCCTGATGCGCGTGTCGCTCGGCTATCCGGCGCGCGCCGCCGAGAAGGCCCTGCTGCTGGGCGAGGCGCGCCGCGACCTGCTGCCTCGGCTGGAGCCGGTCCTCGACCACGCCGCGCTGGCGCGCATCCAGGCCGAGGTGCCGGGCATCCACGCCAGCGAGGCGGTGATCGACTACGTGCTGCGCCTGGTCGAGGCGACCCGCAGCCAGCCGGCCTTCGCCCTCGGCCTGTCGCCGCGCGGCAGCCTGGCGCTGCTCGCCGCGGCGCGCGCCTGGGCCATGCTGGCCGGACGCGACTACGTGATCCCCGAGGACGTGCAGGCGGTGCTGCCGGCGGTGGCCGGCCACCGCCTGCGCGACGCCGCCGATCCGGCCGGGCATGGCGGCGGCGCCCTGGTGCAGTGGCTGCTGCGTGAAGTGACGCCGCTCTGA